One genomic segment of Musa acuminata AAA Group cultivar baxijiao chromosome BXJ3-3, Cavendish_Baxijiao_AAA, whole genome shotgun sequence includes these proteins:
- the LOC135632794 gene encoding phosphoinositide phosphatase SAC2-like isoform X2: protein MAADQDPAAEAATVAPAGSGYLQKFRLYETRSKFYMVGSNKSRTLWKVLKIDRLEPSELSIREDPTTYSESECYELLKRVHEENISTGGLKFVTKCYGIAGFVKFLGPYYILLITRRRKIGTICGHTIYTVSKSEMVPLPNSAVQSNFAYSKDENRYKRLLCNVDLTKDFFFSYSYNIMRSLQMNLCNNEIGIILYETMFVWNEFLTRGVRNHLKNTTWTVALVYGYFKQVKLSICGKDFWLTLIARRSRHCAGTRFLKRGVNEKGRVANDVELEQIVFEDISKGVPAEITSIVQNRGSIPLFWSQETSKLNIRPDIILHKKDRNFEATRLHFGNLVKRYGNPIIILNLIKSREKKPRESLLRAEFANAIDFINKDLPEEKRLKFLHWDIQKHTRRKGSNVLELLGKVAAYALDITGFFYCQITPTLKIEDGPKSPEQLRHYSGELLCNSPDSSEVTVSSYDSSWKDEVHNSDVTGSEFSGDKTKQNEDSLADEVQNSASSQNKNSADKTRYKGDNFAKILKFQKGVLRTNCIDCLDRTNVAQYAYGLAALGYQLHALGFMDLLKVDLDSPLADDLMALYERMGDTLALQYGGSAAHNKIFSERRGQWKAATQSQELFRTIQRYYSNAYMDAEKQDSINLFLGHFQPQQGKPAIWELDTKQQRMIGQHHTFADENKRSSFFRSFIIRSLSDGNIPCESHTPVPSSDTGPKRLVSSALPPRMQQESDVKGLCDSTPEISTCENDISYSRYTPTISKRQLFSDGGHVCFSEHRFNDSNCSNFLDFDWLSSSGNSCEDEGYERSSLINSPTGNLSTENVIDEEINILSDEGPNIEEVEPKQGEPAIDAAQSSNLGEFSDGFAHWVAYGGTLCY from the exons ATGGCGGCGGATCAGGACCCGGCAGCGGAGGCCGCCACCGTCGCCCCTGCCGGGAGTGGGTACCTCCAGAAGTTTAGGCTCTACGAGACTCGATCG AAATTTTATATGGTTGGAAGCAATAAGAGTAGAACACTGTGGAAAGTATTAAAGATTGATAGGTTGGAGCCTTCTGAGCTGAGTATTCGTGAGGACCCAACCACGTACTCTGAAAGTGAATGTTATGAGTTGCTGAAGCGAGTACATGAGGAAAACATTTCGACTGGTGGATTAAAATTTGTGACCAAATGTTATGGTATTGCTG GGTTTGTCAAGTTCCTGGGGCCCTACTACATTCTGCTCATTACTCGAAGAAGGAAGATTGGTACTATATGCGGTCACACTATTTATACTGTCTCCAAGAGTGAAATGGTTCCACTTCCAAATTCTGCTGTTCAGTCCAATTTTGCCTATTCTAAGGATGAGAACAG ATACAAGAGGCTACTATGCAATGTGGATCTCACAAAGGACTTCTTCTTCAGCTACTCGTACAACATCATGCGCAGTCTTCAAATGAACCTATGTAATAATGAGATAGGGATAATTCTCTATGAAACAATGTTCGTCTGGAATGAGTTTTTGACACGTGGTGTTCGTAATCATCTCAAAAACACTACTTGGACCGTTGCATTAGTTTATGGATATTTTAAGCAG GTTAAACTTTCAATATGTGGCAAAGATTTTTGGTTGACACTCATTGCTAGACGTTCTCGTCATTGTGCTGGCACCAG GTTCCTCAAACGTGGTGTTAATGAGAAGGGTCGAGTAGCCAATGATGTTGAGCTAGAACAGATTGTGTTTGAAGATATTTCTAAAGGGGTTCCTGCAGAAATAACTTCCATCGTGCAGAATAGAGGCTCCATTCCCCTATTCTGGTCCCAGGAAACTTCAAAATTAAATATCCGGCCTGATATTATCT TGCACAAGAAGGACAGGAACTTTGAAGCTACCCGACTTCACTTTGGAAATCTTGTAAAGAGATATGGCAACCCAATAATTATCTTAAATTTGATTAAG TCACGTGAGAAGAAGCCTCGAGAATCTTTGCTTCGAGCCGAGTTTGCTAATGCGATTGATTTCATAAATAAAGATTTACCAGAGGAGAAACGCCTGAAATTTTTGCACTGGGATATTCAAAAGCATACTAGAAG AAAAGGTTCAAATGTGCTGGAATTATTAGGCAAAGTTGCAGCATATGCATTGGATATAACAGGCTTCTTTTATTGTCAAATAACACCAACCTTGAAAATTGAGGATGGTCCTAAGAGTCCAGAACAACT GAGACATTATTCTGGAGAATTGTTGTGCAATAGTCCAGACAGCTCAGAAGTTACTGTTAGTTCTTACGACAGTTCCTGGAAGGATGAAGTGCATAACTCAGATGTCACTGGAAGTGAATTTTCTGGAGACAAAACCAAACAAAATGAAGACAGTTTGGCTGATGAAGTACAGAATTCTGCTAGCTCTCAAAATAAAAATTCTGCAGATAAAACTAGATACAAAGGAGACAATTTTGCAAAAATACTGAAGTTCCAGAAAGGTGTCCTTAGGACCAATTGTATAGACTGCTTGGACCGCACAAATGTTGCCCAATATGCATATGGTTTAGCTGCTCTTGGTTATCAGCTTCATGCATTGGGATTTATGGATCTCTTAAAAGTTGATCTAGATTCACCTTTAGCTGATGATTTGATGGCTTTGTATGAGAGAATGGGTGATACATTGGCCCTACAGTATGGTGGTTCTGCTGCCCACAATAAG ATTTTTTCTGAAAGAAGAGGTCAATGGAAGGCCGCAACCCAGTCCCAGGAATTATTTAGGACCATCCAACGCTACTATAGCAATGCATACATGGATGCTGAAAAACAGGATTCTATTAATTT ATTCTTGGGACACTTCCAACCCCAGCAAGGTAAGCCAGCAATTTGGGAGCTGGATACAAAACAGCAGCGGATGATTGGGCAGCATCATACCTTTGCTGATGAAAATAAAAG ATCTTCATTTTTCAGGTCATTTATCATAAGATCCCTATCAGATGGCAATATTCCATGTGAAAGCCATACACCTGTTCCAAGCTCTGATACTGGACCCAAAAGGCTAGTTAGTTCGGCACTGCCTCCGAGAATGCAACAAGAGTCAGATGTCAAAGGTCTTTGTGACTCCACACCAGAAATTTcaacttgtgaaaatgatatatcatattcCAG GTACACACCAACAATTTCTAAAAGGCAACTTTTCTCAGATGGTGGACATGTATGCTTCAGTGAGCATAGATTTAATGATTCAAACTGTTCGAACTTCCTGGACTTTGATTGGCTTTCATCATCTGGGAATTCATGTGAGGATGAAGGATATGAGAG GTCCTCTCTTATTAACTCACCAACAGGGAATCTTTCCACTGAAAATGTCATCGATGAAGAAATTAACATTTTGAGTGACGAAGGTCCTAATATTGAG GAAGTAGAACCAAAGCAAGGTGAACCTGCCATTGATGCTGCACAAAGCTCcaaccttggtgaattttcagatGGGTTTGCCCATTGGGTTGCCTATGGAGGGACTCTTTGTTATTGA
- the LOC135632794 gene encoding phosphoinositide phosphatase SAC2-like isoform X3, with protein MAADQDPAAEAATVAPAGSGYLQKFRLYETRSKFYMVGSNKSRTLWKVLKIDRLEPSELSIREDPTTYSESECYELLKRVHEENISTGGLKFVTKCYGIAGFVKFLGPYYILLITRRRKIGTICGHTIYTVSKSEMVPLPNSAVQSNFAYSKDENRYKRLLCNVDLTKDFFFSYSYNIMRSLQMNLCNNEIGIILYETMFVWNEFLTRGVRNHLKNTTWTVALVYGYFKQVKLSICGKDFWLTLIARRSRHCAGTRFLKRGVNEKGRVANDVELEQIVFEDISKGVPAEITSIVQNRGSIPLFWSQETSKLNIRPDIILHKKDRNFEATRLHFGNLVKRYGNPIIILNLIKSREKKPRESLLRAEFANAIDFINKDLPEEKRLKFLHWDIQKHTRRKGSNVLELLGKVAAYALDITGFFYCQITPTLKIEDGPKSPEQLRHYSGELLCNSPDSSEVTVSSYDSSWKDEVHNSDVTGSEFSGDKTKQNEDSLADEVQNSASSQNKNSADKTRYKGDNFAKILKFQKGVLRTNCIDCLDRTNVAQYAYGLAALGYQLHALGFMDLLKVDLDSPLADDLMALYERMGDTLALQYGGSAAHNKVIFSERRGQWKAATQSQELFRTIQRYYSNAYMDAEKQDSINLFLGHFQPQQGKPAIWELDTKQQRMIGQHHTFADENKRSFIIRSLSDGNIPCESHTPVPSSDTGPKRLVSSALPPRMQQESDVKGLCDSTPEISTCENDISYSRYTPTISKRQLFSDGGHVCFSEHRFNDSNCSNFLDFDWLSSSGNSCEDEGYERSSLINSPTGNLSTENVIDEEINILSDEGPNIEEVEPKQGEPAIDAAQSSNLGEFSDGFAHWVAYGGTLCY; from the exons ATGGCGGCGGATCAGGACCCGGCAGCGGAGGCCGCCACCGTCGCCCCTGCCGGGAGTGGGTACCTCCAGAAGTTTAGGCTCTACGAGACTCGATCG AAATTTTATATGGTTGGAAGCAATAAGAGTAGAACACTGTGGAAAGTATTAAAGATTGATAGGTTGGAGCCTTCTGAGCTGAGTATTCGTGAGGACCCAACCACGTACTCTGAAAGTGAATGTTATGAGTTGCTGAAGCGAGTACATGAGGAAAACATTTCGACTGGTGGATTAAAATTTGTGACCAAATGTTATGGTATTGCTG GGTTTGTCAAGTTCCTGGGGCCCTACTACATTCTGCTCATTACTCGAAGAAGGAAGATTGGTACTATATGCGGTCACACTATTTATACTGTCTCCAAGAGTGAAATGGTTCCACTTCCAAATTCTGCTGTTCAGTCCAATTTTGCCTATTCTAAGGATGAGAACAG ATACAAGAGGCTACTATGCAATGTGGATCTCACAAAGGACTTCTTCTTCAGCTACTCGTACAACATCATGCGCAGTCTTCAAATGAACCTATGTAATAATGAGATAGGGATAATTCTCTATGAAACAATGTTCGTCTGGAATGAGTTTTTGACACGTGGTGTTCGTAATCATCTCAAAAACACTACTTGGACCGTTGCATTAGTTTATGGATATTTTAAGCAG GTTAAACTTTCAATATGTGGCAAAGATTTTTGGTTGACACTCATTGCTAGACGTTCTCGTCATTGTGCTGGCACCAG GTTCCTCAAACGTGGTGTTAATGAGAAGGGTCGAGTAGCCAATGATGTTGAGCTAGAACAGATTGTGTTTGAAGATATTTCTAAAGGGGTTCCTGCAGAAATAACTTCCATCGTGCAGAATAGAGGCTCCATTCCCCTATTCTGGTCCCAGGAAACTTCAAAATTAAATATCCGGCCTGATATTATCT TGCACAAGAAGGACAGGAACTTTGAAGCTACCCGACTTCACTTTGGAAATCTTGTAAAGAGATATGGCAACCCAATAATTATCTTAAATTTGATTAAG TCACGTGAGAAGAAGCCTCGAGAATCTTTGCTTCGAGCCGAGTTTGCTAATGCGATTGATTTCATAAATAAAGATTTACCAGAGGAGAAACGCCTGAAATTTTTGCACTGGGATATTCAAAAGCATACTAGAAG AAAAGGTTCAAATGTGCTGGAATTATTAGGCAAAGTTGCAGCATATGCATTGGATATAACAGGCTTCTTTTATTGTCAAATAACACCAACCTTGAAAATTGAGGATGGTCCTAAGAGTCCAGAACAACT GAGACATTATTCTGGAGAATTGTTGTGCAATAGTCCAGACAGCTCAGAAGTTACTGTTAGTTCTTACGACAGTTCCTGGAAGGATGAAGTGCATAACTCAGATGTCACTGGAAGTGAATTTTCTGGAGACAAAACCAAACAAAATGAAGACAGTTTGGCTGATGAAGTACAGAATTCTGCTAGCTCTCAAAATAAAAATTCTGCAGATAAAACTAGATACAAAGGAGACAATTTTGCAAAAATACTGAAGTTCCAGAAAGGTGTCCTTAGGACCAATTGTATAGACTGCTTGGACCGCACAAATGTTGCCCAATATGCATATGGTTTAGCTGCTCTTGGTTATCAGCTTCATGCATTGGGATTTATGGATCTCTTAAAAGTTGATCTAGATTCACCTTTAGCTGATGATTTGATGGCTTTGTATGAGAGAATGGGTGATACATTGGCCCTACAGTATGGTGGTTCTGCTGCCCACAATAAGGTA ATTTTTTCTGAAAGAAGAGGTCAATGGAAGGCCGCAACCCAGTCCCAGGAATTATTTAGGACCATCCAACGCTACTATAGCAATGCATACATGGATGCTGAAAAACAGGATTCTATTAATTT ATTCTTGGGACACTTCCAACCCCAGCAAGGTAAGCCAGCAATTTGGGAGCTGGATACAAAACAGCAGCGGATGATTGGGCAGCATCATACCTTTGCTGATGAAAATAAAAG GTCATTTATCATAAGATCCCTATCAGATGGCAATATTCCATGTGAAAGCCATACACCTGTTCCAAGCTCTGATACTGGACCCAAAAGGCTAGTTAGTTCGGCACTGCCTCCGAGAATGCAACAAGAGTCAGATGTCAAAGGTCTTTGTGACTCCACACCAGAAATTTcaacttgtgaaaatgatatatcatattcCAG GTACACACCAACAATTTCTAAAAGGCAACTTTTCTCAGATGGTGGACATGTATGCTTCAGTGAGCATAGATTTAATGATTCAAACTGTTCGAACTTCCTGGACTTTGATTGGCTTTCATCATCTGGGAATTCATGTGAGGATGAAGGATATGAGAG GTCCTCTCTTATTAACTCACCAACAGGGAATCTTTCCACTGAAAATGTCATCGATGAAGAAATTAACATTTTGAGTGACGAAGGTCCTAATATTGAG GAAGTAGAACCAAAGCAAGGTGAACCTGCCATTGATGCTGCACAAAGCTCcaaccttggtgaattttcagatGGGTTTGCCCATTGGGTTGCCTATGGAGGGACTCTTTGTTATTGA
- the LOC135632794 gene encoding phosphoinositide phosphatase SAC2-like isoform X4 has product MAADQDPAAEAATVAPAGSGYLQKFRLYETRSKFYMVGSNKSRTLWKVLKIDRLEPSELSIREDPTTYSESECYELLKRVHEENISTGGLKFVTKCYGIAGFVKFLGPYYILLITRRRKIGTICGHTIYTVSKSEMVPLPNSAVQSNFAYSKDENRYKRLLCNVDLTKDFFFSYSYNIMRSLQMNLCNNEIGIILYETMFVWNEFLTRGVRNHLKNTTWTVALVYGYFKQVKLSICGKDFWLTLIARRSRHCAGTRFLKRGVNEKGRVANDVELEQIVFEDISKGVPAEITSIVQNRGSIPLFWSQETSKLNIRPDIILHKKDRNFEATRLHFGNLVKRYGNPIIILNLIKSREKKPRESLLRAEFANAIDFINKDLPEEKRLKFLHWDIQKHTRRKGSNVLELLGKVAAYALDITGFFYCQITPTLKIEDGPKSPEQLRHYSGELLCNSPDSSEVTVSSYDSSWKDEVHNSDVTGSEFSGDKTKQNEDSLADEVQNSASSQNKNSADKTRYKGDNFAKILKFQKGVLRTNCIDCLDRTNVAQYAYGLAALGYQLHALGFMDLLKVDLDSPLADDLMALYERMGDTLALQYGGSAAHNKIFSERRGQWKAATQSQELFRTIQRYYSNAYMDAEKQDSINLFLGHFQPQQGKPAIWELDTKQQRMIGQHHTFADENKRSFIIRSLSDGNIPCESHTPVPSSDTGPKRLVSSALPPRMQQESDVKGLCDSTPEISTCENDISYSRYTPTISKRQLFSDGGHVCFSEHRFNDSNCSNFLDFDWLSSSGNSCEDEGYERSSLINSPTGNLSTENVIDEEINILSDEGPNIEEVEPKQGEPAIDAAQSSNLGEFSDGFAHWVAYGGTLCY; this is encoded by the exons ATGGCGGCGGATCAGGACCCGGCAGCGGAGGCCGCCACCGTCGCCCCTGCCGGGAGTGGGTACCTCCAGAAGTTTAGGCTCTACGAGACTCGATCG AAATTTTATATGGTTGGAAGCAATAAGAGTAGAACACTGTGGAAAGTATTAAAGATTGATAGGTTGGAGCCTTCTGAGCTGAGTATTCGTGAGGACCCAACCACGTACTCTGAAAGTGAATGTTATGAGTTGCTGAAGCGAGTACATGAGGAAAACATTTCGACTGGTGGATTAAAATTTGTGACCAAATGTTATGGTATTGCTG GGTTTGTCAAGTTCCTGGGGCCCTACTACATTCTGCTCATTACTCGAAGAAGGAAGATTGGTACTATATGCGGTCACACTATTTATACTGTCTCCAAGAGTGAAATGGTTCCACTTCCAAATTCTGCTGTTCAGTCCAATTTTGCCTATTCTAAGGATGAGAACAG ATACAAGAGGCTACTATGCAATGTGGATCTCACAAAGGACTTCTTCTTCAGCTACTCGTACAACATCATGCGCAGTCTTCAAATGAACCTATGTAATAATGAGATAGGGATAATTCTCTATGAAACAATGTTCGTCTGGAATGAGTTTTTGACACGTGGTGTTCGTAATCATCTCAAAAACACTACTTGGACCGTTGCATTAGTTTATGGATATTTTAAGCAG GTTAAACTTTCAATATGTGGCAAAGATTTTTGGTTGACACTCATTGCTAGACGTTCTCGTCATTGTGCTGGCACCAG GTTCCTCAAACGTGGTGTTAATGAGAAGGGTCGAGTAGCCAATGATGTTGAGCTAGAACAGATTGTGTTTGAAGATATTTCTAAAGGGGTTCCTGCAGAAATAACTTCCATCGTGCAGAATAGAGGCTCCATTCCCCTATTCTGGTCCCAGGAAACTTCAAAATTAAATATCCGGCCTGATATTATCT TGCACAAGAAGGACAGGAACTTTGAAGCTACCCGACTTCACTTTGGAAATCTTGTAAAGAGATATGGCAACCCAATAATTATCTTAAATTTGATTAAG TCACGTGAGAAGAAGCCTCGAGAATCTTTGCTTCGAGCCGAGTTTGCTAATGCGATTGATTTCATAAATAAAGATTTACCAGAGGAGAAACGCCTGAAATTTTTGCACTGGGATATTCAAAAGCATACTAGAAG AAAAGGTTCAAATGTGCTGGAATTATTAGGCAAAGTTGCAGCATATGCATTGGATATAACAGGCTTCTTTTATTGTCAAATAACACCAACCTTGAAAATTGAGGATGGTCCTAAGAGTCCAGAACAACT GAGACATTATTCTGGAGAATTGTTGTGCAATAGTCCAGACAGCTCAGAAGTTACTGTTAGTTCTTACGACAGTTCCTGGAAGGATGAAGTGCATAACTCAGATGTCACTGGAAGTGAATTTTCTGGAGACAAAACCAAACAAAATGAAGACAGTTTGGCTGATGAAGTACAGAATTCTGCTAGCTCTCAAAATAAAAATTCTGCAGATAAAACTAGATACAAAGGAGACAATTTTGCAAAAATACTGAAGTTCCAGAAAGGTGTCCTTAGGACCAATTGTATAGACTGCTTGGACCGCACAAATGTTGCCCAATATGCATATGGTTTAGCTGCTCTTGGTTATCAGCTTCATGCATTGGGATTTATGGATCTCTTAAAAGTTGATCTAGATTCACCTTTAGCTGATGATTTGATGGCTTTGTATGAGAGAATGGGTGATACATTGGCCCTACAGTATGGTGGTTCTGCTGCCCACAATAAG ATTTTTTCTGAAAGAAGAGGTCAATGGAAGGCCGCAACCCAGTCCCAGGAATTATTTAGGACCATCCAACGCTACTATAGCAATGCATACATGGATGCTGAAAAACAGGATTCTATTAATTT ATTCTTGGGACACTTCCAACCCCAGCAAGGTAAGCCAGCAATTTGGGAGCTGGATACAAAACAGCAGCGGATGATTGGGCAGCATCATACCTTTGCTGATGAAAATAAAAG GTCATTTATCATAAGATCCCTATCAGATGGCAATATTCCATGTGAAAGCCATACACCTGTTCCAAGCTCTGATACTGGACCCAAAAGGCTAGTTAGTTCGGCACTGCCTCCGAGAATGCAACAAGAGTCAGATGTCAAAGGTCTTTGTGACTCCACACCAGAAATTTcaacttgtgaaaatgatatatcatattcCAG GTACACACCAACAATTTCTAAAAGGCAACTTTTCTCAGATGGTGGACATGTATGCTTCAGTGAGCATAGATTTAATGATTCAAACTGTTCGAACTTCCTGGACTTTGATTGGCTTTCATCATCTGGGAATTCATGTGAGGATGAAGGATATGAGAG GTCCTCTCTTATTAACTCACCAACAGGGAATCTTTCCACTGAAAATGTCATCGATGAAGAAATTAACATTTTGAGTGACGAAGGTCCTAATATTGAG GAAGTAGAACCAAAGCAAGGTGAACCTGCCATTGATGCTGCACAAAGCTCcaaccttggtgaattttcagatGGGTTTGCCCATTGGGTTGCCTATGGAGGGACTCTTTGTTATTGA
- the LOC135632794 gene encoding phosphoinositide phosphatase SAC2-like isoform X1: MAADQDPAAEAATVAPAGSGYLQKFRLYETRSKFYMVGSNKSRTLWKVLKIDRLEPSELSIREDPTTYSESECYELLKRVHEENISTGGLKFVTKCYGIAGFVKFLGPYYILLITRRRKIGTICGHTIYTVSKSEMVPLPNSAVQSNFAYSKDENRYKRLLCNVDLTKDFFFSYSYNIMRSLQMNLCNNEIGIILYETMFVWNEFLTRGVRNHLKNTTWTVALVYGYFKQVKLSICGKDFWLTLIARRSRHCAGTRFLKRGVNEKGRVANDVELEQIVFEDISKGVPAEITSIVQNRGSIPLFWSQETSKLNIRPDIILHKKDRNFEATRLHFGNLVKRYGNPIIILNLIKSREKKPRESLLRAEFANAIDFINKDLPEEKRLKFLHWDIQKHTRRKGSNVLELLGKVAAYALDITGFFYCQITPTLKIEDGPKSPEQLRHYSGELLCNSPDSSEVTVSSYDSSWKDEVHNSDVTGSEFSGDKTKQNEDSLADEVQNSASSQNKNSADKTRYKGDNFAKILKFQKGVLRTNCIDCLDRTNVAQYAYGLAALGYQLHALGFMDLLKVDLDSPLADDLMALYERMGDTLALQYGGSAAHNKVIFSERRGQWKAATQSQELFRTIQRYYSNAYMDAEKQDSINLFLGHFQPQQGKPAIWELDTKQQRMIGQHHTFADENKRSSFFRSFIIRSLSDGNIPCESHTPVPSSDTGPKRLVSSALPPRMQQESDVKGLCDSTPEISTCENDISYSRYTPTISKRQLFSDGGHVCFSEHRFNDSNCSNFLDFDWLSSSGNSCEDEGYERSSLINSPTGNLSTENVIDEEINILSDEGPNIEEVEPKQGEPAIDAAQSSNLGEFSDGFAHWVAYGGTLCY, from the exons ATGGCGGCGGATCAGGACCCGGCAGCGGAGGCCGCCACCGTCGCCCCTGCCGGGAGTGGGTACCTCCAGAAGTTTAGGCTCTACGAGACTCGATCG AAATTTTATATGGTTGGAAGCAATAAGAGTAGAACACTGTGGAAAGTATTAAAGATTGATAGGTTGGAGCCTTCTGAGCTGAGTATTCGTGAGGACCCAACCACGTACTCTGAAAGTGAATGTTATGAGTTGCTGAAGCGAGTACATGAGGAAAACATTTCGACTGGTGGATTAAAATTTGTGACCAAATGTTATGGTATTGCTG GGTTTGTCAAGTTCCTGGGGCCCTACTACATTCTGCTCATTACTCGAAGAAGGAAGATTGGTACTATATGCGGTCACACTATTTATACTGTCTCCAAGAGTGAAATGGTTCCACTTCCAAATTCTGCTGTTCAGTCCAATTTTGCCTATTCTAAGGATGAGAACAG ATACAAGAGGCTACTATGCAATGTGGATCTCACAAAGGACTTCTTCTTCAGCTACTCGTACAACATCATGCGCAGTCTTCAAATGAACCTATGTAATAATGAGATAGGGATAATTCTCTATGAAACAATGTTCGTCTGGAATGAGTTTTTGACACGTGGTGTTCGTAATCATCTCAAAAACACTACTTGGACCGTTGCATTAGTTTATGGATATTTTAAGCAG GTTAAACTTTCAATATGTGGCAAAGATTTTTGGTTGACACTCATTGCTAGACGTTCTCGTCATTGTGCTGGCACCAG GTTCCTCAAACGTGGTGTTAATGAGAAGGGTCGAGTAGCCAATGATGTTGAGCTAGAACAGATTGTGTTTGAAGATATTTCTAAAGGGGTTCCTGCAGAAATAACTTCCATCGTGCAGAATAGAGGCTCCATTCCCCTATTCTGGTCCCAGGAAACTTCAAAATTAAATATCCGGCCTGATATTATCT TGCACAAGAAGGACAGGAACTTTGAAGCTACCCGACTTCACTTTGGAAATCTTGTAAAGAGATATGGCAACCCAATAATTATCTTAAATTTGATTAAG TCACGTGAGAAGAAGCCTCGAGAATCTTTGCTTCGAGCCGAGTTTGCTAATGCGATTGATTTCATAAATAAAGATTTACCAGAGGAGAAACGCCTGAAATTTTTGCACTGGGATATTCAAAAGCATACTAGAAG AAAAGGTTCAAATGTGCTGGAATTATTAGGCAAAGTTGCAGCATATGCATTGGATATAACAGGCTTCTTTTATTGTCAAATAACACCAACCTTGAAAATTGAGGATGGTCCTAAGAGTCCAGAACAACT GAGACATTATTCTGGAGAATTGTTGTGCAATAGTCCAGACAGCTCAGAAGTTACTGTTAGTTCTTACGACAGTTCCTGGAAGGATGAAGTGCATAACTCAGATGTCACTGGAAGTGAATTTTCTGGAGACAAAACCAAACAAAATGAAGACAGTTTGGCTGATGAAGTACAGAATTCTGCTAGCTCTCAAAATAAAAATTCTGCAGATAAAACTAGATACAAAGGAGACAATTTTGCAAAAATACTGAAGTTCCAGAAAGGTGTCCTTAGGACCAATTGTATAGACTGCTTGGACCGCACAAATGTTGCCCAATATGCATATGGTTTAGCTGCTCTTGGTTATCAGCTTCATGCATTGGGATTTATGGATCTCTTAAAAGTTGATCTAGATTCACCTTTAGCTGATGATTTGATGGCTTTGTATGAGAGAATGGGTGATACATTGGCCCTACAGTATGGTGGTTCTGCTGCCCACAATAAGGTA ATTTTTTCTGAAAGAAGAGGTCAATGGAAGGCCGCAACCCAGTCCCAGGAATTATTTAGGACCATCCAACGCTACTATAGCAATGCATACATGGATGCTGAAAAACAGGATTCTATTAATTT ATTCTTGGGACACTTCCAACCCCAGCAAGGTAAGCCAGCAATTTGGGAGCTGGATACAAAACAGCAGCGGATGATTGGGCAGCATCATACCTTTGCTGATGAAAATAAAAG ATCTTCATTTTTCAGGTCATTTATCATAAGATCCCTATCAGATGGCAATATTCCATGTGAAAGCCATACACCTGTTCCAAGCTCTGATACTGGACCCAAAAGGCTAGTTAGTTCGGCACTGCCTCCGAGAATGCAACAAGAGTCAGATGTCAAAGGTCTTTGTGACTCCACACCAGAAATTTcaacttgtgaaaatgatatatcatattcCAG GTACACACCAACAATTTCTAAAAGGCAACTTTTCTCAGATGGTGGACATGTATGCTTCAGTGAGCATAGATTTAATGATTCAAACTGTTCGAACTTCCTGGACTTTGATTGGCTTTCATCATCTGGGAATTCATGTGAGGATGAAGGATATGAGAG GTCCTCTCTTATTAACTCACCAACAGGGAATCTTTCCACTGAAAATGTCATCGATGAAGAAATTAACATTTTGAGTGACGAAGGTCCTAATATTGAG GAAGTAGAACCAAAGCAAGGTGAACCTGCCATTGATGCTGCACAAAGCTCcaaccttggtgaattttcagatGGGTTTGCCCATTGGGTTGCCTATGGAGGGACTCTTTGTTATTGA